The stretch of DNA CAAATCCCATTTTCGATTAGATTTTTTGACGGAGAGGGTGGGATTTTTGCTCCCTCGTCGCTCCGCGCCTCTTCCGCAACCGGCCGCCTTCGCTGACGCTCGTATGACTCGCTTTTCCTGGGCAGGCGCTCAGGTCGGCTTCAAATCCCATTTTCGATTAGATTTTTTGACGGAGAGGGTGGGATTTGAACCCACGCAGGCCTTACGACCTGAACTGATTTCGAGTCAGTCGCCTTCAACCGGACTCGGCCACCTCTCCCAAAAGACTTTCGTGAATTGACAAAATCCTCTCCTTTCGGGCGAGGATTTAAGAATGGACTGGATTCTCTTTTTTTGATTCTCTCAAATTCGAAAAAAATTGTTTTAATATTTCCGAGCATTCTATTTCCAAACAACCAGACACCACTTCGATGCGGTGATTGAATCTCTTGTCATCTGGTATATTTATCAGCGACCCGCATGCTCCGGCCTTAAGGTCAAAACAGCCAAATACCAGGCGAGAGATTCTTGCCTGGATCAGCGCACCGGCGCACATGGGACAGGGTTCTAGCGTCACGTATAGTGTGGCGTCGGTTAGGCGCCAACGGTCTAAATATCGACTCGCCTCCCTGATGGCGAGGATTTCTGCATGGGCTGTTGAATCTCTCCCTGATTCTCTTAAATTATGACTTCTCGAAAGAATAGTTCGCCGGTCCTGGACCAGGAGAGCACCTACCGGGACTTCTCCTTTTTTAAATGCCAATCTGGCTTCGTCCATAGCCATTTGCATATAGATTTCATCGACTCGCGTGATCATTTTTCTCCCGGGCAGGGTGGATAGTAACGGAGTTTTCCCATCCTTGTCAATCCATTTAGTACCGATTTGAAGACCAAAGCGCTTTGACATTTGGGAAATCTTGGATACATTTAACATATGGAACATAACAGAAAATATCCAAGAACCGAAATAGCTTTAAAAGTTGATTTTCGTATCTTGGGACAAAACATGAAAAGAGAACAGACCTTTACCAAGATATTGGGCG from Nitrospirota bacterium encodes:
- a CDS encoding nucleoside deaminase, encoding MITRVDEIYMQMAMDEARLAFKKGEVPVGALLVQDRRTILSRSHNLRESGRDSTAHAEILAIREASRYLDRWRLTDATLYVTLEPCPMCAGALIQARISRLVFGCFDLKAGACGSLINIPDDKRFNHRIEVVSGCLEIECSEILKQFFSNLRESKKENPVHS